A single window of Nematostella vectensis chromosome 4, jaNemVect1.1, whole genome shotgun sequence DNA harbors:
- the LOC5511576 gene encoding SANT and BTB domain regulator of class switch recombination isoform X5 has translation METNCFLFDKPNMVIHVCDESKNLKQDFTCPRDLLIREMRYFAEYLSVEAQRWEEVDISVHCDVQIFDWLMKYVKKGLMEKGKKVDEKPPKLEPNNVISILISSDFLKMDNLVNDCISFCHENMSAIVSTPCNMNCINDKLVTRISELFNHNELDEVKDRKDKFKSKLFCKKIEELFDPNKTTICSPASACTMYRCSACHRLITQESQERLRCALSRMTIDHRGRVTFSHVRDPNWDVNEYIQGLREKFKSWRDVYWRLWGSVNILYCYRCGEYFPCCELGHCRYHTSSADFGSHKGTIVGVYPCCQQRVLPFDPTGQLAGCSHRDHRVSRNTPSPATANPSTEAANEEIKENIQTNEGSKIAEAGKAEQPPTVQPQGAEENQAVVNNPVVVDDLHNHRSLVVVPFQRLHSARLSEINVFGVEETAHSNQPRSTDLEVVSSVEKILGTTDSRQQASDAQSTISAIRRARSRAVQQRARKMRLPSREDTEHDTGEDEDQPESTDTEPEIKGPPKPRPPRKVTSASRRDFSTFKSYKWDPQRSSRWNQDAQREEDQKRMSELVTYLTRQRQHQAPQQEKDKQKMKEFAGGLYSKLEFQFRAAQTQVNNKPPIGSSLSFTGQRGRKQIVK, from the exons ATGGAAACAAATTGTTTCCTGTTTGACAA GCCAAATATGGTCATCCATGTTTGTGATGAAAGCAAAAACT tgaAACAGGATTTTACATGTCCAAGGGACTTGCTTATTCGTGAGATGCGATATTTTGCGGAGTACCTATCAGTAGAAGCACAGCGCTGGGAAGAGGTAGACATCTCAGTCCATTGTGATGTTCAGATATTTGATTGGCTGATGAAGTATGTTAAAAAGGGGCTTAtggaaaaaggcaaaaaagtaGATGAAAAACCTCCTAAATTAG AGCCCAACAATGTGATATCTATACTGATATCGTCTGACTTTCTCAAAATGGATAACTTG GTGAATGATTGCATCAGCTTCTGTCATGAGAATATGTCTGCCATTGTCAGTACACCTTGTAACATGAATTGCATCAATGACAAGCTTGTAACAAG AATTTCCGAGCTGTTCAACCACAATGAGCTGGATGAAGTAAAAGATCGCAAAGATAAATTCAAAAG TAAATTGTTTTGTAAGAAGATAGAAGAGCTGTTTGACCCCAATAAGACGACCATCTGTAGTCCCGCTAGTGCCTGCACCATGTATAG ATGTTCAGCTTGCCACAGACTGAttacacaggaatcccaagagAGGCTGAGATGTGCACTAAGCAG GATGACGATTGATCACAGAGGGCGGGTGACATTCAGCCATGTCAG GGACCCTAATTGGGACGTGAATGAATACATCCAGGGATTAAGGGAAAAGTTTAAGTCTTGGAGAGATGTGTACTGGAG GTTGTGGGGCTCTGTAAATATTCTGTACTGCTATCGCTGCGGCGAATATTTTCCATGCTGCGAACTGGGTCACTGTCGTTACCATACCTCCAGCGCGGATTTCGGCAGCCACAAGGGTACCATTGTGGGCGTGTACCCGTGCTGTCAACAGAGAGTGCTTCCATTCGACCCGACTGGACAGCTGGCA GGGTGTAGTCACCGCGATCACCGGGTCAGCAGAAACACGCCTTCTCCAGCCACAGCGAACCCATCTACAGAGGCAGCGAACGAGGAGATCAAGGAGAACATCCAAACAAATG AGGGTTCCAAAATAGCAGAAGCCGGTAAAGCAGAGCAGCCACCCACCGTGCAGCCACAAGGTGCAGAGGAAAATCAAGCGGTTGTTAACAACCCTGTGGTGGTGGACGACCTACACAACCACCGCAGCTTAGTGGTCGTGCCTTTTCAGCGGCTTCACAGTGCAAG GTTATCAGAAATTAACGTTTTTGGAGTAGAAGAGACTGCACACTCTAACCAACCTCGTTCGACCGACCTCGAG GTTGTGAGCAGTGTGGAAAAAATCCTCGGCACTACTGACTCAAGGCAACAAGCGAGCGACGCACAATCG ACCATCTCCGCAATTAGGCGCGCCCGCAGTCGAGCCGTACAGCAGCGCGCTCGCAAGATGCGACTGCCTTCCCGAGAGGATACCGAACACGATACGGGCGAAGACGAGGACCAGCCGGAGTCTACCGACACAGAGCCTGAAATTAAAG GTCCTCCCAAGCCACGCCCTCCAAGAAAAGTGACGTCAGCATCTCGCCGGGA TTTCAGCACCTTTAAAAGCTATAAATGGGACCCGCAGCGCTCGTCTCGCTGGAACCAAGACGCACAAAGAGAAGAGG ACCAAAAGCGCATGAGTGAGCTGGTGACGTATCTTACACGACAAAGACAACACCAGGCACCGCAACAAGAGAAGGACAAGCAGAAAATGAAAGAG TTTGCAGGAGGGCTTTATTCAAAGCTGGAGTTCCAGTTTCGAGCTGCACAAACACAAGTCAACAATAAACCTCCTATTGGCAGCTCCTTGTCTTTTACAGG ACAACGGGGGCGTAAACAAATCGTCAAGTAA
- the LOC5511576 gene encoding SANT and BTB domain regulator of class switch recombination isoform X3 has translation MMASDLAVDLVLRALMSSCEFRLSEPKDWEVISKLVPGATPEQCSKRWRELQITLSIPGIRGPSMMLSSGKQNLSKLLKSTIYHDAKETINARETAACGNKTEEPNAEQRLLGGHEHLFDNKDLKVTHYRTREAIRETQVSLMHTLRRFTTLHLYIQAHKVKQDFTCPRDLLIREMRYFAEYLSVEAQRWEEVDISVHCDVQIFDWLMKYVKKGLMEKGKKVDEKPPKLEPNNVISILISSDFLKMDNLVNDCISFCHENMSAIVSTPCNMNCINDKLVTRISELFNHNELDEVKDRKDKFKSKLFCKKIEELFDPNKTTICSPASACTMYRCSACHRLITQESQERLRCALSRMTIDHRGRVTFSHVRDPNWDVNEYIQGLREKFKSWRDVYWRLWGSVNILYCYRCGEYFPCCELGHCRYHTSSADFGSHKGTIVGVYPCCQQRVLPFDPTGQLAGCSHRDHRVSRNTPSPATANPSTEAANEEIKENIQTNEGSKIAEAGKAEQPPTVQPQGAEENQAVVNNPVVVDDLHNHRSLVVVPFQRLHSARLSEINVFGVEETAHSNQPRSTDLEVVSSVEKILGTTDSRQQASDAQSTISAIRRARSRAVQQRARKMRLPSREDTEHDTGEDEDQPESTDTEPEIKGPPKPRPPRKVTSASRRDFSTFKSYKWDPQRSSRWNQDAQREEDQKRMSELVTYLTRQRQHQAPQQEKDKQKMKEFAGGLYSKLEFQFRAAQTQVNNKPPIGSSLSFTGQRGRKQIVK, from the exons ATGATGGCATCAGATCTCGCTGTTGATTTGGTACTTCGAGCTTTGATGAGCTCTTGTGAGTTTCGTCTTTCTGAGCCTAAAGACTGGGAAGTTATTTCCAAACTTGTCCCTGGAGCTACACCTGAACAG TGCTCTAAACGATGGAGGGAACTCCAAATAACCTTGTCTATTCCTGGAATTCGTGGACCGAGTATGATGCTTTCATCCGGTAAACAGAACTTGTCCAAACTTCTAAAGTCAACAATATACCATGATGCGAAAGAAACCATAAATGCCAGGGAAACTGCAGCCTGTGGCAATAAAACAGAGGAACCAAATGCTGAACAAAGATTACTTGGTGGCCATGAACATTTGTTTGACAATAAAG ATCTGAAGGTAACTCACTACAGAACGAGAGAGGCAATCAG AGAAACACAAGTAAGCCTCATGCACACTCTGCGAAGGTTCACAACTCTGCATCTGTACATTCAAGCTCACAAGG tgaAACAGGATTTTACATGTCCAAGGGACTTGCTTATTCGTGAGATGCGATATTTTGCGGAGTACCTATCAGTAGAAGCACAGCGCTGGGAAGAGGTAGACATCTCAGTCCATTGTGATGTTCAGATATTTGATTGGCTGATGAAGTATGTTAAAAAGGGGCTTAtggaaaaaggcaaaaaagtaGATGAAAAACCTCCTAAATTAG AGCCCAACAATGTGATATCTATACTGATATCGTCTGACTTTCTCAAAATGGATAACTTG GTGAATGATTGCATCAGCTTCTGTCATGAGAATATGTCTGCCATTGTCAGTACACCTTGTAACATGAATTGCATCAATGACAAGCTTGTAACAAG AATTTCCGAGCTGTTCAACCACAATGAGCTGGATGAAGTAAAAGATCGCAAAGATAAATTCAAAAG TAAATTGTTTTGTAAGAAGATAGAAGAGCTGTTTGACCCCAATAAGACGACCATCTGTAGTCCCGCTAGTGCCTGCACCATGTATAG ATGTTCAGCTTGCCACAGACTGAttacacaggaatcccaagagAGGCTGAGATGTGCACTAAGCAG GATGACGATTGATCACAGAGGGCGGGTGACATTCAGCCATGTCAG GGACCCTAATTGGGACGTGAATGAATACATCCAGGGATTAAGGGAAAAGTTTAAGTCTTGGAGAGATGTGTACTGGAG GTTGTGGGGCTCTGTAAATATTCTGTACTGCTATCGCTGCGGCGAATATTTTCCATGCTGCGAACTGGGTCACTGTCGTTACCATACCTCCAGCGCGGATTTCGGCAGCCACAAGGGTACCATTGTGGGCGTGTACCCGTGCTGTCAACAGAGAGTGCTTCCATTCGACCCGACTGGACAGCTGGCA GGGTGTAGTCACCGCGATCACCGGGTCAGCAGAAACACGCCTTCTCCAGCCACAGCGAACCCATCTACAGAGGCAGCGAACGAGGAGATCAAGGAGAACATCCAAACAAATG AGGGTTCCAAAATAGCAGAAGCCGGTAAAGCAGAGCAGCCACCCACCGTGCAGCCACAAGGTGCAGAGGAAAATCAAGCGGTTGTTAACAACCCTGTGGTGGTGGACGACCTACACAACCACCGCAGCTTAGTGGTCGTGCCTTTTCAGCGGCTTCACAGTGCAAG GTTATCAGAAATTAACGTTTTTGGAGTAGAAGAGACTGCACACTCTAACCAACCTCGTTCGACCGACCTCGAG GTTGTGAGCAGTGTGGAAAAAATCCTCGGCACTACTGACTCAAGGCAACAAGCGAGCGACGCACAATCG ACCATCTCCGCAATTAGGCGCGCCCGCAGTCGAGCCGTACAGCAGCGCGCTCGCAAGATGCGACTGCCTTCCCGAGAGGATACCGAACACGATACGGGCGAAGACGAGGACCAGCCGGAGTCTACCGACACAGAGCCTGAAATTAAAG GTCCTCCCAAGCCACGCCCTCCAAGAAAAGTGACGTCAGCATCTCGCCGGGA TTTCAGCACCTTTAAAAGCTATAAATGGGACCCGCAGCGCTCGTCTCGCTGGAACCAAGACGCACAAAGAGAAGAGG ACCAAAAGCGCATGAGTGAGCTGGTGACGTATCTTACACGACAAAGACAACACCAGGCACCGCAACAAGAGAAGGACAAGCAGAAAATGAAAGAG TTTGCAGGAGGGCTTTATTCAAAGCTGGAGTTCCAGTTTCGAGCTGCACAAACACAAGTCAACAATAAACCTCCTATTGGCAGCTCCTTGTCTTTTACAGG ACAACGGGGGCGTAAACAAATCGTCAAGTAA
- the LOC5511576 gene encoding SANT and BTB domain regulator of class switch recombination isoform X2, which produces MMASDLAVDLVLRALMSSCEFRLSEPKDWEVISKLVPGATPEQCSKRWRELQITLSIPGIRGPSMMLSSGKQNLSKLLKSTIYHDAKETINARETAACGNKTEEPNAEQRLLGGHEHLFDNKDERSEGNSLQNERGNQRNTSKPHAHSAKVHNSASVHSSSQGPNMVIHVCDESKNLKQDFTCPRDLLIREMRYFAEYLSVEAQRWEEVDISVHCDVQIFDWLMKYVKKGLMEKGKKVDEKPPKLEPNNVISILISSDFLKMDNLVNDCISFCHENMSAIVSTPCNMNCINDKLVTRISELFNHNELDEVKDRKDKFKSKLFCKKIEELFDPNKTTICSPASACTMYRCSACHRLITQESQERLRCALSRMTIDHRGRVTFSHVRDPNWDVNEYIQGLREKFKSWRDVYWRLWGSVNILYCYRCGEYFPCCELGHCRYHTSSADFGSHKGTIVGVYPCCQQRVLPFDPTGQLAGCSHRDHRVSRNTPSPATANPSTEAANEEIKENIQTNEGSKIAEAGKAEQPPTVQPQGAEENQAVVNNPVVVDDLHNHRSLVVVPFQRLHSARLSEINVFGVEETAHSNQPRSTDLEVVSSVEKILGTTDSRQQASDAQSTISAIRRARSRAVQQRARKMRLPSREDTEHDTGEDEDQPESTDTEPEIKGPPKPRPPRKVTSASRRDFSTFKSYKWDPQRSSRWNQDAQREEDQKRMSELVTYLTRQRQHQAPQQEKDKQKMKEFAGGLYSKLEFQFRAAQTQVNNKPPIGSSLSFTGQRGRKQIVK; this is translated from the exons ATGATGGCATCAGATCTCGCTGTTGATTTGGTACTTCGAGCTTTGATGAGCTCTTGTGAGTTTCGTCTTTCTGAGCCTAAAGACTGGGAAGTTATTTCCAAACTTGTCCCTGGAGCTACACCTGAACAG TGCTCTAAACGATGGAGGGAACTCCAAATAACCTTGTCTATTCCTGGAATTCGTGGACCGAGTATGATGCTTTCATCCGGTAAACAGAACTTGTCCAAACTTCTAAAGTCAACAATATACCATGATGCGAAAGAAACCATAAATGCCAGGGAAACTGCAGCCTGTGGCAATAAAACAGAGGAACCAAATGCTGAACAAAGATTACTTGGTGGCCATGAACATTTGTTTGACAATAAAG ATGAAAG ATCTGAAGGTAACTCACTACAGAACGAGAGAGGCAATCAG AGAAACACAAGTAAGCCTCATGCACACTCTGCGAAGGTTCACAACTCTGCATCTGTACATTCAAGCTCACAAGG GCCAAATATGGTCATCCATGTTTGTGATGAAAGCAAAAACT tgaAACAGGATTTTACATGTCCAAGGGACTTGCTTATTCGTGAGATGCGATATTTTGCGGAGTACCTATCAGTAGAAGCACAGCGCTGGGAAGAGGTAGACATCTCAGTCCATTGTGATGTTCAGATATTTGATTGGCTGATGAAGTATGTTAAAAAGGGGCTTAtggaaaaaggcaaaaaagtaGATGAAAAACCTCCTAAATTAG AGCCCAACAATGTGATATCTATACTGATATCGTCTGACTTTCTCAAAATGGATAACTTG GTGAATGATTGCATCAGCTTCTGTCATGAGAATATGTCTGCCATTGTCAGTACACCTTGTAACATGAATTGCATCAATGACAAGCTTGTAACAAG AATTTCCGAGCTGTTCAACCACAATGAGCTGGATGAAGTAAAAGATCGCAAAGATAAATTCAAAAG TAAATTGTTTTGTAAGAAGATAGAAGAGCTGTTTGACCCCAATAAGACGACCATCTGTAGTCCCGCTAGTGCCTGCACCATGTATAG ATGTTCAGCTTGCCACAGACTGAttacacaggaatcccaagagAGGCTGAGATGTGCACTAAGCAG GATGACGATTGATCACAGAGGGCGGGTGACATTCAGCCATGTCAG GGACCCTAATTGGGACGTGAATGAATACATCCAGGGATTAAGGGAAAAGTTTAAGTCTTGGAGAGATGTGTACTGGAG GTTGTGGGGCTCTGTAAATATTCTGTACTGCTATCGCTGCGGCGAATATTTTCCATGCTGCGAACTGGGTCACTGTCGTTACCATACCTCCAGCGCGGATTTCGGCAGCCACAAGGGTACCATTGTGGGCGTGTACCCGTGCTGTCAACAGAGAGTGCTTCCATTCGACCCGACTGGACAGCTGGCA GGGTGTAGTCACCGCGATCACCGGGTCAGCAGAAACACGCCTTCTCCAGCCACAGCGAACCCATCTACAGAGGCAGCGAACGAGGAGATCAAGGAGAACATCCAAACAAATG AGGGTTCCAAAATAGCAGAAGCCGGTAAAGCAGAGCAGCCACCCACCGTGCAGCCACAAGGTGCAGAGGAAAATCAAGCGGTTGTTAACAACCCTGTGGTGGTGGACGACCTACACAACCACCGCAGCTTAGTGGTCGTGCCTTTTCAGCGGCTTCACAGTGCAAG GTTATCAGAAATTAACGTTTTTGGAGTAGAAGAGACTGCACACTCTAACCAACCTCGTTCGACCGACCTCGAG GTTGTGAGCAGTGTGGAAAAAATCCTCGGCACTACTGACTCAAGGCAACAAGCGAGCGACGCACAATCG ACCATCTCCGCAATTAGGCGCGCCCGCAGTCGAGCCGTACAGCAGCGCGCTCGCAAGATGCGACTGCCTTCCCGAGAGGATACCGAACACGATACGGGCGAAGACGAGGACCAGCCGGAGTCTACCGACACAGAGCCTGAAATTAAAG GTCCTCCCAAGCCACGCCCTCCAAGAAAAGTGACGTCAGCATCTCGCCGGGA TTTCAGCACCTTTAAAAGCTATAAATGGGACCCGCAGCGCTCGTCTCGCTGGAACCAAGACGCACAAAGAGAAGAGG ACCAAAAGCGCATGAGTGAGCTGGTGACGTATCTTACACGACAAAGACAACACCAGGCACCGCAACAAGAGAAGGACAAGCAGAAAATGAAAGAG TTTGCAGGAGGGCTTTATTCAAAGCTGGAGTTCCAGTTTCGAGCTGCACAAACACAAGTCAACAATAAACCTCCTATTGGCAGCTCCTTGTCTTTTACAGG ACAACGGGGGCGTAAACAAATCGTCAAGTAA
- the LOC5511576 gene encoding SANT and BTB domain regulator of class switch recombination isoform X1, giving the protein MMASDLAVDLVLRALMSSCEFRLSEPKDWEVISKLVPGATPEQCSKRWRELQITLSIPGIRGPSMMLSSGKQNLSKLLKSTIYHDAKETINARETAACGNKTEEPNAEQRLLGGHEHLFDNKDERLSTSLIIGMSKCRSEGNSLQNERGNQRNTSKPHAHSAKVHNSASVHSSSQGPNMVIHVCDESKNLKQDFTCPRDLLIREMRYFAEYLSVEAQRWEEVDISVHCDVQIFDWLMKYVKKGLMEKGKKVDEKPPKLEPNNVISILISSDFLKMDNLVNDCISFCHENMSAIVSTPCNMNCINDKLVTRISELFNHNELDEVKDRKDKFKSKLFCKKIEELFDPNKTTICSPASACTMYRCSACHRLITQESQERLRCALSRMTIDHRGRVTFSHVRDPNWDVNEYIQGLREKFKSWRDVYWRLWGSVNILYCYRCGEYFPCCELGHCRYHTSSADFGSHKGTIVGVYPCCQQRVLPFDPTGQLAGCSHRDHRVSRNTPSPATANPSTEAANEEIKENIQTNEGSKIAEAGKAEQPPTVQPQGAEENQAVVNNPVVVDDLHNHRSLVVVPFQRLHSARLSEINVFGVEETAHSNQPRSTDLEVVSSVEKILGTTDSRQQASDAQSTISAIRRARSRAVQQRARKMRLPSREDTEHDTGEDEDQPESTDTEPEIKGPPKPRPPRKVTSASRRDFSTFKSYKWDPQRSSRWNQDAQREEDQKRMSELVTYLTRQRQHQAPQQEKDKQKMKEFAGGLYSKLEFQFRAAQTQVNNKPPIGSSLSFTGQRGRKQIVK; this is encoded by the exons ATGATGGCATCAGATCTCGCTGTTGATTTGGTACTTCGAGCTTTGATGAGCTCTTGTGAGTTTCGTCTTTCTGAGCCTAAAGACTGGGAAGTTATTTCCAAACTTGTCCCTGGAGCTACACCTGAACAG TGCTCTAAACGATGGAGGGAACTCCAAATAACCTTGTCTATTCCTGGAATTCGTGGACCGAGTATGATGCTTTCATCCGGTAAACAGAACTTGTCCAAACTTCTAAAGTCAACAATATACCATGATGCGAAAGAAACCATAAATGCCAGGGAAACTGCAGCCTGTGGCAATAAAACAGAGGAACCAAATGCTGAACAAAGATTACTTGGTGGCCATGAACATTTGTTTGACAATAAAG ATGAAAG ATTGTCCACTAGTCTAATAATTGGAATGTCAAAATGCAG ATCTGAAGGTAACTCACTACAGAACGAGAGAGGCAATCAG AGAAACACAAGTAAGCCTCATGCACACTCTGCGAAGGTTCACAACTCTGCATCTGTACATTCAAGCTCACAAGG GCCAAATATGGTCATCCATGTTTGTGATGAAAGCAAAAACT tgaAACAGGATTTTACATGTCCAAGGGACTTGCTTATTCGTGAGATGCGATATTTTGCGGAGTACCTATCAGTAGAAGCACAGCGCTGGGAAGAGGTAGACATCTCAGTCCATTGTGATGTTCAGATATTTGATTGGCTGATGAAGTATGTTAAAAAGGGGCTTAtggaaaaaggcaaaaaagtaGATGAAAAACCTCCTAAATTAG AGCCCAACAATGTGATATCTATACTGATATCGTCTGACTTTCTCAAAATGGATAACTTG GTGAATGATTGCATCAGCTTCTGTCATGAGAATATGTCTGCCATTGTCAGTACACCTTGTAACATGAATTGCATCAATGACAAGCTTGTAACAAG AATTTCCGAGCTGTTCAACCACAATGAGCTGGATGAAGTAAAAGATCGCAAAGATAAATTCAAAAG TAAATTGTTTTGTAAGAAGATAGAAGAGCTGTTTGACCCCAATAAGACGACCATCTGTAGTCCCGCTAGTGCCTGCACCATGTATAG ATGTTCAGCTTGCCACAGACTGAttacacaggaatcccaagagAGGCTGAGATGTGCACTAAGCAG GATGACGATTGATCACAGAGGGCGGGTGACATTCAGCCATGTCAG GGACCCTAATTGGGACGTGAATGAATACATCCAGGGATTAAGGGAAAAGTTTAAGTCTTGGAGAGATGTGTACTGGAG GTTGTGGGGCTCTGTAAATATTCTGTACTGCTATCGCTGCGGCGAATATTTTCCATGCTGCGAACTGGGTCACTGTCGTTACCATACCTCCAGCGCGGATTTCGGCAGCCACAAGGGTACCATTGTGGGCGTGTACCCGTGCTGTCAACAGAGAGTGCTTCCATTCGACCCGACTGGACAGCTGGCA GGGTGTAGTCACCGCGATCACCGGGTCAGCAGAAACACGCCTTCTCCAGCCACAGCGAACCCATCTACAGAGGCAGCGAACGAGGAGATCAAGGAGAACATCCAAACAAATG AGGGTTCCAAAATAGCAGAAGCCGGTAAAGCAGAGCAGCCACCCACCGTGCAGCCACAAGGTGCAGAGGAAAATCAAGCGGTTGTTAACAACCCTGTGGTGGTGGACGACCTACACAACCACCGCAGCTTAGTGGTCGTGCCTTTTCAGCGGCTTCACAGTGCAAG GTTATCAGAAATTAACGTTTTTGGAGTAGAAGAGACTGCACACTCTAACCAACCTCGTTCGACCGACCTCGAG GTTGTGAGCAGTGTGGAAAAAATCCTCGGCACTACTGACTCAAGGCAACAAGCGAGCGACGCACAATCG ACCATCTCCGCAATTAGGCGCGCCCGCAGTCGAGCCGTACAGCAGCGCGCTCGCAAGATGCGACTGCCTTCCCGAGAGGATACCGAACACGATACGGGCGAAGACGAGGACCAGCCGGAGTCTACCGACACAGAGCCTGAAATTAAAG GTCCTCCCAAGCCACGCCCTCCAAGAAAAGTGACGTCAGCATCTCGCCGGGA TTTCAGCACCTTTAAAAGCTATAAATGGGACCCGCAGCGCTCGTCTCGCTGGAACCAAGACGCACAAAGAGAAGAGG ACCAAAAGCGCATGAGTGAGCTGGTGACGTATCTTACACGACAAAGACAACACCAGGCACCGCAACAAGAGAAGGACAAGCAGAAAATGAAAGAG TTTGCAGGAGGGCTTTATTCAAAGCTGGAGTTCCAGTTTCGAGCTGCACAAACACAAGTCAACAATAAACCTCCTATTGGCAGCTCCTTGTCTTTTACAGG ACAACGGGGGCGTAAACAAATCGTCAAGTAA